The sequence below is a genomic window from Hippocampus zosterae strain Florida chromosome 7, ASM2543408v3, whole genome shotgun sequence.
tctccACACCCCCTCTTCTCCAACAGGCCAAAGATCCCGGTCACCCTCAACATGAACGTCATGATGCCCGCCTGGTAAGACGTGTAGTTTCCAGGACGAGCATCAAAAGACAAACGGCAATATTGGGACCGGTTGCTTTGTGTTTCTGCAACAGGTTTGACCTCATGGGCCTCAGCCCCGAAACCCCCGAGGACGAATCCGGAATCAAAAAAGCGGCTGATCACAGTGAGGTTTACACAAGACATatctgttaaaaacaaaatgatgcatGGGAAAagaatgatttgaaaatgcaaGTTCAAAACTATATGCGAGGAATATGATTTAATTTGTAAGTAAATTTAAGATTAAAAGAGTACAtggttttaatatttttttctcacagaaTGAGATGAATAGCATTGAATTACAGAAGTCTTAGACCCTTTGATATTTCAATGTATTGAGATTATAGTTTGTGGTGTGTTCACTCTTTCGATTATTAATGTGGGCAATTCAAATAATTTTGTGGGCAATTGCTGTAAATCCACAAGAGTGCACGACTGAGCCTTAAAGGTGGAGACACCAGATTTTTCTAAAAATACACGTACCAAGCTATGACTGCACCGGCATGTAGCTCCACCTAGTGGTCAAAATGTAATACTGAATCAGGAAGTGTGAAAGCATTATATGGAGGCCATTTCAAACTGGTCAGCATTTTGTTCCGTGTTTCATTTCTGCACGTTTGTCGCCTCCATTCAGTTAAAGCCATCATCGAACACGAGGCCAAAAACGGCATCCCTCCCAACCGCATCATGCTCGGCGGCTTCTCTCAGGTAGGAACCCGAAAAagagcaacttcatgtttcTTCTTCTCTTGGCGGTTCATCAGGAATGCCGTACATCGCTTTAGTCAAGGgttccatttgttttctttgcttccTCATTCAGGGTGGGGCCTTGTCCTTGTACACTGCCTTGACCTGCCAGCACCAGTTGGCCGGCGTGGTTGCCCTCAGCTGCTGGCTGCCGCTTCACAAGAGTTTCCCTTTGGTACCTCTATTCCATTTTGATCATTTGGAGTGTGTGATGATATGTTTGAATTAATTTTAAAGTATGATCGAAAAGACCTGAAGTCAAATGAAGTGCTGCCAAGTGCACTAATGTGTGATGTGTCTTTGCCATACAGGCGTCAAGCGGCAACAAGAACCTGCCCATCCTGCAGTGCCACGGCGAGAAGGACGA
It includes:
- the lypla2 gene encoding acyl-protein thioesterase 2, which codes for MCGNNMSVPLLADAVMVSGKEKETAAVIFLHGLGDTGHGWADTLTGIQLPHVKFICPHAPKIPVTLNMNVMMPAWFDLMGLSPETPEDESGIKKAADHIKAIIEHEAKNGIPPNRIMLGGFSQGGALSLYTALTCQHQLAGVVALSCWLPLHKSFPLASSGNKNLPILQCHGEKDEMIPVQFGAMTAEKLKYIVNPQMITFKTYPGVPHSSCTQEMLAVKEFIEKHLPRI